In Arcanobacterium canis, the sequence TTTGACATGTGGACAATTTATCGCGTTTTGGGCGAGTGATGTGTTTGGAGCCTAGTTCAGATTTTCGACGACGCAGCGGTGTGGTCGCAGACGTTTCCACAGTTACGCTGAGTGCTGACTTTTTCCACTACGTCAATCTTTGTGCAGGCCGAGGTGGTGTTTACGGTAAACTGTTGGCGTGACGCTAAAGATTTATGATTCGCCGGCTCGGACACTACGAGATTTTCATCCCCTTATTGACGGGAAAGTGGGGATCTATTTGTGTGGTGCCACGGTCCAGGGTTCGCCCCATATCGGCCATATGAGGAGCGCTGTCGCGTTCGACGTATTGCGACGGTGGCTGATGCGCCGTGGATACGAGGTCACGCTTATTCGTAACGTCACCGATATTGATGACAAAATCCTGAACAAGAGTTCTGAGGCTGGGTGTTCCTGGTGGGCGTGGGCTTATACATTCGAACAAGAATTCAATGCTGCCTACGATGCTTTGGGTATCATCCGTCCGACCTATGAACCTCATGCCACGGCACATATTCCTGAACAGATCGCTCTCATCGAGCGATTGATTGAGCGTGGCCACGCGTATGCCACTGACGCGGGGAATGTGTATTTCGATGTCAGTTCACAGCCGGACTACGGTTCACTCACCAATCAACGGGTGGGTGATCTGGCGATTGATGAATCCGAGAGCGAGCCAGACAAACGCAACCCCCACGATTTTGCACTGTGGAAACGTGCCAAAGAGTCAGAACCTGATACGGCGAAATGGGAAACCCGATGGGGCCTTGGGCGTCCGGGATGGCACTTAGAGTGTTCGGCCATGAGTGGGAAGTACCTGGGCGAGAGCTTCGATATCCACGCAGGCGGGATCGACCTCCGTTTCCCTCACCATGAAAACGAACAGGCGCAGAGCCATGGTGCTGGGTATGGCTTTGCTCAATATTGGATGCATAACGCGTGGGTGACCATCGATGGCGAGAAGATGAGCAAGTCACTGGGTAACTCGCTCACGGTGGCGAACATTCTCAAAGAGTATCCGGCTGTCTTGGTTCGATTCGCTCTGGGAACAGTTCACTACCGCTCCACCGTTGCGTATTCGGACAAGACGCTGCATGAAGCAGGAGCGGTATGGGATCGCCTGAAAGGTTTCGTTGAACGTGCGGCGAGCGCAGTGGGTGAAATTCCTGCTGAAGAATTGATGCTTCTTCCAGGAGATCTTCCGGAAGAATTCGTCCTTGCGATGGATGATGACATCAATGTATCGGCTGCGCTCGCGGTCATTCATGAACACGTGAAGCGAGGGAACTCGGCACTTGCTGAAGGCCAGCAAGCAACAGTTCGCATAGAACAGTTGCTTGTTCGTTCGATGCTTGATGTCCTCGGACTTGATCCTCTTTCTCCCCAGTGGCGAAGTGGATCGAGTGAAGGGTCAGCGGTGATGAACGCGCTGGACACACTGGTAAAGGACGTTCTTGATAAGCGTGCGAAGGCACGTGCAGATAAAGATTGGGCCACGGCAGATGCGATGCGTGATCTGCTTGCGGGCGCAGGTATTTCGGTTGCAGATTCGGCGGATGGCGCCACCTGGAAGTTGGGAGAATAAAATGGCTGGTCAGGGTAGAGGGCGTCCAGGCGCTATTCGCAAAGGAGCAAAGAAGGGATCGCGCGGAGTTGGTTCCGGTGGTCAGCGTCGTCGGGGGCTCGAAGGTAAAGGGCCGACGCCGAAGGCCGAGGATCGTACCTATCATGCTGCCTACAAAAGGAAGAAAGAGGCGGAGGCTCGCGCCAAGCGTGCAGCTGGCCCGAAACTTCGAGGGTTCCTTCATACGCCGGAAGGATATGAGCTGATTTGCGGACGTAACCCCGTGGCAGAGGCTGTTGCCAGCGGTGTGCCGTTCGAGCGTGTATTCATTGTTTCTTCGATGTCAAATGATCCTCGTGTGACAGAAGTTGCCCAGGCAGCAATGGAACGTGGAATCGCACTTGTTGATGTTTCGCGAACGGAACTTGACAAGATGACTGATGGGCAAGTGAATCAGGGCATTGCGATTGAAGTTCCTGAGCATGAATATGCCGATCTTGAGGATTTGGTTGACCGGGCAGCTGATTTTGGCCGTCCAGGATTGATTGTTGCTCTCGATTCGATCACAGATCCACACAATCTCGGTGCAGTCTTGAGGTCTGCCTCCGCTTTCCATGCTGACGGCGTCGTGATTACTGAGCGTCGCAGTGCGCGTGTCAACGCCACTGCATGGAAGGTGAGTGCAGGCGCTGCAGCACGCGTGCCCGTTGCGCGAGTAACGAATCTCGTCCGCGCATTGGAGGATCTCAAAGCACAAGGCTATTTTGTTGTCGGTCTTGCTGGCGGCGGGGAAGAGAGCATTTCTACTCTGTCGCTTGCCGATGTCCCATTGGTGCTTGTGACCGGCTCTGAAGGCGCAGGGATTTCTCGTCTTGTCCGCGAAACATGTGACGTGATTGCTCAAATTCCGATCGCTTCTGAGATGGAATCTCTTAATGCATCCGTTGCCACTGGTATCGCGCTTTACCAGATCGATCAGCTACGCTCAAAGTAGGAAAGATTCGAGGAGGAATCATGGCATTTTGGAGGCCCGTTACCGGGCACATTCAGAGGCTCGATCCGGAACTGGTGTCAGTTGCTGATATTGAAAAGTTTTTTGCTGACGAGCGGATCGTTGCTCGTGGCCGTGCTGATGATGACTTTGGCTATGATTTTGAGGTTGTGATCGCTGGACGCCGGCGCCGTGTTGCAACTGTTGATGAAGATGGCGAGGTGTTCCGCGGTCGCGGTGTCCACGAACTTGCGGAAGAGATGCAGCGAGTGCTCCGGAAAGTCTCGGTGGAGCTGGATGGATCCGTGCTCTACGGAGAAATGGATTTAGGATCGGTCTTTGTCACCGATGATGATCTTGATCCGTTGTTTGAAGAGACGCTTGAGAGTGAAGATTCGCAGAGTTTTCTCGACCAAGAAGCGTCTGCTTCCTCATCGGGTGCAGAGCGTGGCATTGGCCAGGTGAAGTTCGTCAATCCTGCTAGTCCGGCGTCGGCCGACGCGACGGTGACATCCGATTCGGCACTCACTCCGCCGACTCCAGATGCTGCGACTCTCGCAGCCCTGGCAGGGGAGAGCGGGCCGAGTCTTGTTCTCGCCGACGTGCCAATGAGCGAGCTGCCTGTGCTGGCGACTGCAGAAGCTCAGCCAATTGCTGTGGCAAAACTTGATGAACTGCGAGTCCTCGTTGCTCGAGATCGTTTCAATCTTAGGCGCGTGGCGCTTCCTCGACCGAGTGTCATGGTGGCTCTGACCGTTCCGGCTGACGGGAACCCAAAGCTTTTCGTCAAGCGTGACAATGTGCGACTGCGCTGGCGCTGGGAAGGTGAAATGCCTGTCGTTGAATGGATCGCGGCGGCACCTCAGTCACCTGCCGCAGTCTTTGCGCATGACGAGCTTGGGGCGGGGGCCGTGGCTCGGATGGCCGTGGCTGATGCGGTGTCGGCGTCGTTCGCTGATGTGCGTGCCGCATTGCTTGAAGAACCGCAGAATGGGGCAGAGGCCTTAATTCGTGCCCTCGGACTTGGGGATGAATATGTTGAAGTGCTCGTTGAAGGCGCGCCACTGGAAGCTCTCGGGACGCGTATCTTCGAGCCGTCCAAAGGCACAGAAGCGTTTGAAGAAACAGTAGCGTGGGAGCTCCTGGGTGAAGGAGCGATTGCCTCACCTGTAATGAATACTCTACGTAAGGTCACCGTTGAACGTCCGTGGGTTCCGGGAATAATGGCGGCTGCGGAATCTGCCCTCGGTGGCGCATTACTGGTTCATGGGATCGGCAGAAAACAAAAAGGAAAACGCGCTGGATTGTCACTTATTGGAGGCGGACTGCTTTTAGCGTCTGGTGTGGCGCGAGTACTGACCACTAATTGGATGATGAACGTGATGAATCGTCAAAGTTCCCGTATTGAAGAATGGAAGAAGGAACAATGAGCCAGATAATCGAACCAACCGAAGAGAATCTTGACGCTTTTTGGACGAACGCCGTCACGCATCTTCGTTTTGAACCAGTTGCCGGTGTCACGGGACAGGACGATATCGCTGCTCTGAGGCCGCCTGCATTTGCTTTTGGAAGCACAGCCGAGCAGGCGAATGAAGCAGCAATCCTCGTTCTGTCTGGTAAGAAGCGCGCAACAGTGAGCTACAAGCCAGAATATGAAGCCGAGGAGGTTCCGCTCCCTCGCGCCGGTGAGTTCACCATCATGGTTGACGGTGCAGGAATTCCTCGGGCTCTTTTGTCGAATGAACGCGTTGATGTTCTTCCCTTCCGTGAAGTTGGTCAGGATATTGCTCAGGCTGAAGGTCAGTCAGATCTTGCGCAGTGGCAAGAAATTCATCGCGATTTCTTTACCGCTGTGGCAGCAATGCTTGGGCATGACTTCTCGGAGTCAGACGAAATCGTCGCGGAGATCTTTACTGTGGCTTATCGGGCAGAATGAGAAAATTTTTCACATAAACAAGGCACGTCACCGGTCTATGGTCTCATATGGTGAACACCATAGGCCGGTGGTTTGTCTACATGGTGGTCTGCGCCTTACGATGATCTCCCGAACACCATTTGGTGTCCCCTTATATTCTCACGAAGGAGACGCAATGAGTTTCGGCTGGAAACTTCACGGTAATGGCATTTCTATTGCTCCCGGGGAGGTGGTGTTGCCGAACGAGCGTCTGAGTTGGCCGATCACAATCGGCATCGGCGCCCAGCACGTGGTTGCAATGTTTGGCGCAACGTTCCTCGTTCCTCTATTGACTGGATTTGATCCGGCAACAACGCTTTTCTTTACAGGCGTTGGAACGTTACTTTTTATTGGTATTACTCAAGGGCGGCTCCCAAGTTATTTGGGGTCGTCCTTCGCTTTACTTGCCCCAATTGGAGCGGTGACAGGTTACGTGGCAAACGGTGGGGCGCCGCTCGACTCTCACAAAGCCGCGCTTGCTTCGGGAGGGATCATCGCGGTCGGCCTGACGCTGGCGGCAATCGGTGTGATCGTCCACTTTGCGGGTGCCAGCTGGATTGATCGTCTTATGCCACCGGTGGTGACAGGGGCAATCGTCTCGCTTATCGGCTTCAATCTCGCTCCTGCAGCGTGGAATAATGTGAAAGCTGCGCCGGTCACGGCAACGGCAACAATCGTCGCGATCCTCCTCGTCACTGTGTTGTTCAAAGGAATCGTTGGCCGCTTGTCGATCCTTATTGGTGTAGCAATTGGCTACGTCGTGGCAGTGTTCCAGGGCGAAGTCGATTTCTCCGCGATCTCACACGCGCCACTTATCGGCTTTCCGCGCTTCCACGCACCGGCTTTTGACTTCACCTTGCTTGGGTTGTTTATTCCGGTGGTTCTCGTCCTGATTGCGGAAAATGTTGGCCATGTGAAGTCTGTGTCTGCAATGACCGGTCAGAATCTCGACGACGTGACTGGGCGTGCGCTCTTCGCCGACGGTATTTCTACAGCACTTGCAGGTAGCGGTGGTGGTTCAGGCACGACAACGTACGCTGAGAATATCGGCGTGATGGCAGCAACGCGCGTGTATTCGACGGTGGCGTACGTGGTTGCTGCGCTTTTCGCACTCACCTTGTCGATGCTTCCGAAGTTCGGCGTGCTCATCGCTACGATTCCTCCGGGTGTTCTCGGCGGCGCTGCGACGGTGCTCTACGGCATGATCGGTATGCTCGGTATTCGTATCTGGGTCCAGAATCGAGTGGATTTCTCTGACCCGGTGAACCTCAATACGGCGGCCGTGGCAATGGTTCTGGCAATCGCCAACTACACGCTGGTTGTCAATGGAATGGTTTTCGAAGGTATCGCCATGGGGTCATTCTCCGCGATTATCATCTACCACCTCATGCGAGCGATCTCGCGCTGGCGTGGCACGTCGATCGAGAGCGCTACTCCGGCGTCGGCGCCTGCAGGTAGTGAGCTGGAAGGCGACGCGCCGCATATTAACCCGAAGCATCCGCGTGCTTCTGCGCTTCCGATGACGCAGGCCCAGTAGCGCCTGCCACTGAAGGTGCGCATAGAGAGTTAAAGAAAAGTAATGGTGGGGAAACTTCTGTGAAGTGAAGTTTCCCCACCATTACTCTTCAGCGAAATTGAGCTCGCTTGTGGAGCCTACTTATCCGCGCTCTGGCTCTGAACTGCTTGGCAGCCTTCGATGGGTTGCATTGCGGCAGCAAATTGTTCAGCGGTGGGCTTTTTCACCATGTCCTCTTGTGTCGAGCCCATGACGACGTAGACTGTGTCGTTTGCCTGAGTGGAATCGAAGGACACAGTTGAGCCGGGGAAATACGCACGCAGCGTGTAAGCTGCATCGATTCCGCTTGCTCCTGCAAATATTGTGGCAGATGGTTTAAGTGTTGAGCCAGACCAATTGGTGGCGTCAGTGACCGATACTCCGGCAGTTTTTAGTGCTTGGGCAACTTTGGCTGCCAGGCCAGCACGTCTCGTTGAATTGTATACCTGTGCGGTAATCGTCTTCGGATCAACTGGCTTATCGGAAGTCGGGCACGGAACGGATACTGGCTTGGCTGGGGCTGAGAAGCCGGGATCGAATGGGAATGGGATCAGGCCAGTCCAGAACACGGTAGCCAGAAGAAAGAGTCCCATCATCGTGGCAATGATGGAGCCAAACACGACAGTCTGCCGGCGTTGAAGATGTTGCCGGTATTGTTCACGGGCATTGGTTTCGACGTTCACCTTACTAATTTATCGTGCCTTGTGTGTTCGTCGCACGCGTGCGGTGAATTAGCGTTCAGTGGATGGCATTTTGTCTCTGACCAAGGCGAAGGCCCGAGTGCTGGCCTGAGGAGTACTGGCCTGAGGATCGGTCAGCGTAGTCAAATATGGAAATACCTGGGAGTGGAGTAAGAGTGATTTGATATGATCGTCACGTCTGCGGGGGGGGGGGGGATTCTCCTTGCAAGAAAGGAACCACGTGTCAATGAAAAATATCAATACTTCGCGCTTCTGGCGTAAGCCAGCTGCCGCCTTTGGTGCAGTGGCGATTGCAGCGTCGGGTCTTGCAACGGGTGCCGGTTTTGGCGTGCTGGGTACGCAGAACGTGGCTTATGCGGCAGGCGAGTCGCCAGCTAGTGGAGGTGGCCAGATCGTCAAGGGTGGTGGCACCATTAATGGTGCCACGTTGCCACTTTCGAGTATCATCGAAGCTGAGGATACGACCACTGATCCTACTCCGAATAAGACAAAGTATGGTGTAACTGGTTCAGTTTCAGAGCTTCAGAAACTCGTGCGAAATGATTACCTCGGCGGTGCTGTACGTGGTAAGACGCCTGTTGATTATGGGCAGGCCGTAGGTGTTGAAGGCGTAACGGTGTATGCTCGCTGGATTGAACAGAACCAGCAGGGAACAATTACTTATGTTTCGCCTACCTACAAGACTAAAACGCTCAACGATGGACGTTTTGGCCTAATTCTTAAGCCTTACACCGATGCCAATGGCACGAAGCGAGTATTCACCGGCCAAGCTGAGGCGCTTGCTGCTGACGGTGTTCGCGAGAAACTTCAAACCTGGATCGAAACCCCGGACGGCAAGATGATGATCTTGAACCCAGCGGTGACACCGATTCCGGCGGCTGGAAACCTTATTACGCCGTCGTCGAAGACATTGACCTTCAATCCTGGAACAAATAGCGCCGTCGATGTTAACTTCCTCATCGCGGACCGCCCTGATGCAGAAGATTGGAAGGCGAAATTTCTTCCAGCAGATGTCGCCAAGGATGCCGTCACAGGTGCTGACAAGTATCAGAAGCAGGCCGTCGATACTTCCCGCAAGGGGAATGGCACTGCTTCGGGATTCGGCTACTGGAATTTCCAGCGTGCGGCGAATGCAAATCAGCTTTTCAGTTACAGCAGCAAGGATTTCTCTGATCCAGCCTTGTACAAGACCCCGATCAAGGTTTCGTACCTGTCAGATCACGCGTTGAATGAGATCGTCAAGTATCTTGGTGAAAACCCATCGAAGTTCGATAATCGGACAAAGCCAAATATGGATATTTCTGGTGCGGCATGGCGTCCTTCGGGCTGGACCTGGGAGAATGAGACGACACTCCAAAACTGGATTAATGAAAAAGTCAAGGCTGACCCAGCAAAGTGGATTGCCGAGACCATCGAGACCGAAACTGATCCAAACGGATGGTACTCGGTGAAGTTCAACGGTACGTTCGGAAATGCATACAATAAGCGCGGCTACGACGATGGCGTTTCTGTTTATTCGAACCTTTCGCGAGATAACGGCACGATGTACAAGTTGCCGAACGGCAATCAAGTCAAGGCATACGATCTATTCGGAACTGTTTCTCCGTCGGCTGATCTTGGTTCGTGGAAGTCGGACATTACTACTCGTGGTGACAACTTCCCCAAGCACGTGAACTGGAACTGGATGTATGCTGCGCCAGTTGTTGATCCTGCGTTGGGTGCTGGCTACACGGACCCCTTCTGGGGTGGACGTTGGTCGGGAGATCGAGACCTCGTTGGTAGCAGCTTCGGCCCCGCATCAGCACTTCCGAATGGTACCTACCAGTGGTTGTCTGCAAATCAGAAGATTGAGAACCTTAACTTCGGCATGATTCCGCAGAAGCTCTTCTTCAATGTGACTCCGTATGACAGTGGCACAAATCCTGCTGCTCCGAAGGACACAGCTCACACGCAGACCTACGGAATTGTTCCACTCGGTCCGGATTACAAGTATCAAGTGAAGTGGGTCAAGACGCCGATCGATGACTCTGGTAAAAGTATCGGTGGTACCGTGCCGGCAGATGAAGTTGGCAACGGCGGTATCGTGCCGATTACTATCGGCAATGACGGCTCGATTAGCGATGCGCCGATCACTGTAGACCCTGATACGAAAACTTCTTACCAGGCCATTCTGCAAATGGTTGACAAGGGCGGAAAGACTACCGATCTCGGTTACGACTCCTTTATCGCCACCCCAACTGTTGTTAAATATGAGCCTGTGAAGGCTCCAGAAGGCAAGCCAACTTCTGTTCTTCCAAAGGCAGATTACAACGGCAAGCTCGACGGTAACGGAGAGAAGCCTGAAGGCGCAACGTTCTCAGTGAATGATGCTGACCTTCCCGAAGGTTACACCCTGGTTGAATCGAAGGAAAAGGTCAATGCGCCTGGAACGATCTTCATGGATTCCGAGACTGGTGAGCTGACTGTCCAGCCTAAAGCTGGCGCGAAGGCAGATAATTCCGATGTCTTTACTGTGTCAGTAATCGTGAAGGACAAGAATCAGAAGGTCCTCGCTACTGCAAATGCGCAGATTGATCCGCAGCCTACCGATGCTCAGCGCTTCGAACCAAACCCGGTTAAGGAAGCCACCACGACAGTGGGTACTGCGATCACTACCGACCCGATTACATTTGACGATGTCACAACGGATGATAAGGAAGCGATCAGTACTGAGGCTGAGGACGGGCCGCTGTCGAAGACAACCTTTACTCTTCCTGAGAACCCAGAAGCTAAAGCGACTATTGATGCTGCTACCGGCAAAATCACTGTTCCGGCTGATGCTCCTGAGGGTAAGCACACCTACCCCGTTACGGTAACTTATCCGGATAAGACGACCGATACCGTCAGCGTTGTTGTCAATGTCAAGCCAAAGGTTCAAGAAGCTGACATTTACGCTCCTGAGTACATTCCAGCTAAATTCCCGAATGGCACGGCTTTGAGAATTCACGCGCCTGCCGATAAGAGTGGAAAGCAGCTCCCGTCGAATACGAAGTTCGCTCCTCAGGATCAGAGTAAACTTCCAAAAGGCGTGAAAGTGAACGAGAATGGCACGATCTCGATCAACCCTGAAAACGGCCTGAAGGTTAACGAAGAAACCACCATCCCTGTTACTGTCAAGTATCCAGATGGTTCTTCCGAAGTAATCGAAGCTAAGGTCACCAAGACCCCGAATACTGCAGATCAGACCAACCCAGGTGCAGGAACTGCTGAAGGACTGCCGGGTAAGGGTGTGCCGGTAACATTCGACGGTACAGATAAGATTCCCGCAGACTCCACTATTACTGCGAATCCGAAGCCAGGGGCCAATACCCCTGCGTTCACCTTTACAGTAAATGGTGAAGGCGGCGTGAAGGTTAACATCCCAGAAGCAGCAACACCTGGTACATATGATGTGCCGGTAACTGTTACCTACCCAGACCGGTCAACCGACACAACCACCATCACTGTGAAGGTTCTTTCGGGTGAAGATAACCCGAATCCGCCGACTGGTGCTTCGCAGCATGTGACTTTTGGCGTCAGAATTGATGGCAAGGCTGTGCTTTCGGGCGGGCCAGGAGCGTTTGACAAGAACCTGCCAGCATCTCTCAAGGATCTCGTTGTCACCCTGACCGCGCAGGATGGCAAGCAGTACAAGTCCACTGATGGTGGTTCGACCTGGCTTGGTACGAAGGACTTCCCCGTGGTAATGAACTTCGGTCTTGCCGATTTCAAGCCAGGCACCTACACGGTTACAGTCGATGGTGAAGAGGATGCTAACAAGGACAAACTCGTTCTCAAGGCGAACTCCCAGCTCCGTGACGGTGCGAAGATAGAAATTAAGGAAGAGACTCCGAATCTGTTTGTTGAGTTCCTCAAAGACTCTGACGGTGACGGCGTGAATGACGACAAGGATCTGTGCGCGGGTACTGAGTCGGGTTCACGGGTTGACGATACCGGTTGCTCTATCTCGCAGAAGTATGACGCGAAGTACGCCGACACAAAGATCAAGGGTGGAGCAACCGAGAGTGCTTTCCCCACCTTCGACGACGTTACGACGCCAGAGAAGGAAACAGCTAAAGACATTCCTGCTGGAACGACGTTCAAGCTGGATCCTGAGTTCGAAAAGAAAACAGCGACAGACTACCCTGGTTACACTTTCGCTGTTGACAAGAACAACGGTG encodes:
- a CDS encoding ASCH domain-containing protein, producing the protein MSQIIEPTEENLDAFWTNAVTHLRFEPVAGVTGQDDIAALRPPAFAFGSTAEQANEAAILVLSGKKRATVSYKPEYEAEEVPLPRAGEFTIMVDGAGIPRALLSNERVDVLPFREVGQDIAQAEGQSDLAQWQEIHRDFFTAVAAMLGHDFSESDEIVAEIFTVAYRAE
- a CDS encoding uracil-xanthine permease family protein; its protein translation is MSFGWKLHGNGISIAPGEVVLPNERLSWPITIGIGAQHVVAMFGATFLVPLLTGFDPATTLFFTGVGTLLFIGITQGRLPSYLGSSFALLAPIGAVTGYVANGGAPLDSHKAALASGGIIAVGLTLAAIGVIVHFAGASWIDRLMPPVVTGAIVSLIGFNLAPAAWNNVKAAPVTATATIVAILLVTVLFKGIVGRLSILIGVAIGYVVAVFQGEVDFSAISHAPLIGFPRFHAPAFDFTLLGLFIPVVLVLIAENVGHVKSVSAMTGQNLDDVTGRALFADGISTALAGSGGGSGTTTYAENIGVMAATRVYSTVAYVVAALFALTLSMLPKFGVLIATIPPGVLGGAATVLYGMIGMLGIRIWVQNRVDFSDPVNLNTAAVAMVLAIANYTLVVNGMVFEGIAMGSFSAIIIYHLMRAISRWRGTSIESATPASAPAGSELEGDAPHINPKHPRASALPMTQAQ
- a CDS encoding LytR C-terminal domain-containing protein, producing MNVETNAREQYRQHLQRRQTVVFGSIIATMMGLFLLATVFWTGLIPFPFDPGFSAPAKPVSVPCPTSDKPVDPKTITAQVYNSTRRAGLAAKVAQALKTAGVSVTDATNWSGSTLKPSATIFAGASGIDAAYTLRAYFPGSTVSFDSTQANDTVYVVMGSTQEDMVKKPTAEQFAAAMQPIEGCQAVQSQSADK
- the rlmB gene encoding 23S rRNA (guanosine(2251)-2'-O)-methyltransferase RlmB, which encodes MAGQGRGRPGAIRKGAKKGSRGVGSGGQRRRGLEGKGPTPKAEDRTYHAAYKRKKEAEARAKRAAGPKLRGFLHTPEGYELICGRNPVAEAVASGVPFERVFIVSSMSNDPRVTEVAQAAMERGIALVDVSRTELDKMTDGQVNQGIAIEVPEHEYADLEDLVDRAADFGRPGLIVALDSITDPHNLGAVLRSASAFHADGVVITERRSARVNATAWKVSAGAAARVPVARVTNLVRALEDLKAQGYFVVGLAGGGEESISTLSLADVPLVLVTGSEGAGISRLVRETCDVIAQIPIASEMESLNASVATGIALYQIDQLRSK
- a CDS encoding Rib/alpha-like domain-containing protein — its product is MKNINTSRFWRKPAAAFGAVAIAASGLATGAGFGVLGTQNVAYAAGESPASGGGQIVKGGGTINGATLPLSSIIEAEDTTTDPTPNKTKYGVTGSVSELQKLVRNDYLGGAVRGKTPVDYGQAVGVEGVTVYARWIEQNQQGTITYVSPTYKTKTLNDGRFGLILKPYTDANGTKRVFTGQAEALAADGVREKLQTWIETPDGKMMILNPAVTPIPAAGNLITPSSKTLTFNPGTNSAVDVNFLIADRPDAEDWKAKFLPADVAKDAVTGADKYQKQAVDTSRKGNGTASGFGYWNFQRAANANQLFSYSSKDFSDPALYKTPIKVSYLSDHALNEIVKYLGENPSKFDNRTKPNMDISGAAWRPSGWTWENETTLQNWINEKVKADPAKWIAETIETETDPNGWYSVKFNGTFGNAYNKRGYDDGVSVYSNLSRDNGTMYKLPNGNQVKAYDLFGTVSPSADLGSWKSDITTRGDNFPKHVNWNWMYAAPVVDPALGAGYTDPFWGGRWSGDRDLVGSSFGPASALPNGTYQWLSANQKIENLNFGMIPQKLFFNVTPYDSGTNPAAPKDTAHTQTYGIVPLGPDYKYQVKWVKTPIDDSGKSIGGTVPADEVGNGGIVPITIGNDGSISDAPITVDPDTKTSYQAILQMVDKGGKTTDLGYDSFIATPTVVKYEPVKAPEGKPTSVLPKADYNGKLDGNGEKPEGATFSVNDADLPEGYTLVESKEKVNAPGTIFMDSETGELTVQPKAGAKADNSDVFTVSVIVKDKNQKVLATANAQIDPQPTDAQRFEPNPVKEATTTVGTAITTDPITFDDVTTDDKEAISTEAEDGPLSKTTFTLPENPEAKATIDAATGKITVPADAPEGKHTYPVTVTYPDKTTDTVSVVVNVKPKVQEADIYAPEYIPAKFPNGTALRIHAPADKSGKQLPSNTKFAPQDQSKLPKGVKVNENGTISINPENGLKVNEETTIPVTVKYPDGSSEVIEAKVTKTPNTADQTNPGAGTAEGLPGKGVPVTFDGTDKIPADSTITANPKPGANTPAFTFTVNGEGGVKVNIPEAATPGTYDVPVTVTYPDRSTDTTTITVKVLSGEDNPNPPTGASQHVTFGVRIDGKAVLSGGPGAFDKNLPASLKDLVVTLTAQDGKQYKSTDGGSTWLGTKDFPVVMNFGLADFKPGTYTVTVDGEEDANKDKLVLKANSQLRDGAKIEIKEETPNLFVEFLKDSDGDGVNDDKDLCAGTESGSRVDDTGCSISQKYDAKYADTKIKGGATESAFPTFDDVTTPEKETAKDIPAGTTFKLDPEFEKKTATDYPGYTFAVDKNNGEVKVTAPADAKDATIKVPVVVTYNDGTDDVTKLVEEKVIANFTVTPLDNAKYDPKVTPITKDFGTRTTEDEVKNAVTVPNFPKDGKQPKITVDPGQTMPDGKTSGETKIKVTVTYPDGSVDKVVVPVTVRDMPWMEIVPIAGVGAIDDQTVVEGKPIKDVAVKTADKDAKVSISGQPKGIELKDGVISGTPIVSDWGKDEESRDFTVSVTASNSDGSKSKTTFVITVQRDTNRDSDGDGLSDDQEKKLGTDPNKADTDGDGLKDGDEVNKFKTDPKSADTDKDGVNDGDEVTGAKNPFKDGKSDPKGEPGNTDPNKADSDGDGVKDGDELNTKVDPKTGKTVSSGDTDAVTDPNKADSDGDGLSDDQEKKLGTDPNKADTDGDGLKDGDEVNKFKTDPKSADTDKDGVNDGDEVTGAKNPFKDGKSDPKGEPGNTDPNKADSDGDGVKDGDELNTKVDPKTGKTVADPQATDKVTDPNSFPATPLVPIPNVTYPGETKVEQGKTATIPAPKDKDGKSLPEGTKYDRTPKTPGWAKVNPDGSLILTPGKDVKPGKYDVEVKITFPNGTSVVKKVPVTVLGAVQ
- the cysS gene encoding cysteine--tRNA ligase; its protein translation is MTLKIYDSPARTLRDFHPLIDGKVGIYLCGATVQGSPHIGHMRSAVAFDVLRRWLMRRGYEVTLIRNVTDIDDKILNKSSEAGCSWWAWAYTFEQEFNAAYDALGIIRPTYEPHATAHIPEQIALIERLIERGHAYATDAGNVYFDVSSQPDYGSLTNQRVGDLAIDESESEPDKRNPHDFALWKRAKESEPDTAKWETRWGLGRPGWHLECSAMSGKYLGESFDIHAGGIDLRFPHHENEQAQSHGAGYGFAQYWMHNAWVTIDGEKMSKSLGNSLTVANILKEYPAVLVRFALGTVHYRSTVAYSDKTLHEAGAVWDRLKGFVERAASAVGEIPAEELMLLPGDLPEEFVLAMDDDINVSAALAVIHEHVKRGNSALAEGQQATVRIEQLLVRSMLDVLGLDPLSPQWRSGSSEGSAVMNALDTLVKDVLDKRAKARADKDWATADAMRDLLAGAGISVADSADGATWKLGE